TTCTGTGGACTCGGCCTACGCACCCCATCCTCACCTCCTTGGCATATCCCTGCTGCGTAGCCAGTATCCTCATCTCACCCAGAATCCACCAATCACAGCCCTCCTTTGCATTCTCTTCCAGATGCACCCCCTACAAAACCACCACCAAAATCTCTCACAACCCCTGACATATATCACAAGTTCACAACAAAAGTCACACACATACACAACACACTCTCAATTCTCCACACCACACGACCACCAGCTCAGCTCTCAGTAAACCCCGTCCACTCCTTTATCATCGTCTCCCTCTCATATCCCTTCCCTCCATTCTCATCTCAGTCCTCCTGCCATCAATGGCGAAtgcttctctccaatcctttcttcttccccaaCACCACTCTTTCGTCAACGCTGGCGGCAGCCATGACAGCTCCCCATCTGCTCTACTGAAGCTCTCTAACAACAGCGGCAGCATTTCCTTCAGGCTCTACTCCAACACCTCCCCTTCGGTGACCACAACTTCGACTGCCAACTCATCAGCTCCGACTCCAGTCACCCCTgccgcagcagcagactcgCCACCCTCCCCCTCCATAGACCTGCTTGGTCGCCAGCTCGCAGCAAGGGACTACCGCCAAGCCGATGACACCACCCGGGCGCTCCTCATCGAGCTCGCGGGGGAGTCTGCAGGGCGGCGAGGGTACGTCTTCTTCTCTGAGGTCCAGTTCATCTCCACCGAGGACCTCCGCACCATTGACAAGCTCTGGAAGGAGCACAGCAATGGCAAGTTTGGGTACAGCGTTCAGCGGCGGCTTTGGGAGAAGTCACGGCGTGACTTCACCCGCTTCTTCATCAAGGTTGGCTGGATGAAGAAGCTAGACACCGAGATAGAGCAGTACAACTACAGGGCATTTCCTGATGAGTTCATTTGGGAGATGAAGGATGACACACCTGAAGGTCACCTGCCGCTCACCAATGCCCTCAGGGGGACACAACTGCTAGGGAACATCCTCACCCACCCGGCCTTCGAGGAAGAGGGCCAGGAAAATGAAGCCGCAGCAGAGGAGAGTGCTACAGCTGCTGGTCAGAGCAAAGATGATAACAAAGGGAGGGACAGACCAAAGTTTATGAAAGATTTCAAGCCTAACTACTCCTTTTGAGGCTGGAAAAAAAGGCATGGGAGTCTGTGATGCAGAGATGCTGGCATGATGTAATTGATTTAAAAGAACATGTATCTGTAGTTTTATTTGTCTTACTTTCTTCAACATGCATGAGAACTTGTGCAATATATTATGAATATAATTGGTTCAGGTGTTTGCTCTGCACATGAATGATGCTTGCAGACAAGAAAGAGAAACAGCCTGCACAGGACAGCCACAAATATAAATTATGAGGAAAGTATGGATACAATGCGTCTTGCAGTCGATGGTATGTACATAGAGCAACGCATTACCAATGTTGCATACATTTTCATTCAGCAGGCAACATCCTACCAAATATCATGCAAAGATTTGCAGGTACCCCATTTCCTTTGCATCCACGATCCTGCTCGAAAGTAGGATGTTTGTGTTGAGGGCTTGTAGCAACCAGTATGCAGAATGGTTGTTcatcatggagatgatggagaaTCAGTGGTTTTCAGCTTATCATCTCCACTTGTTTCGCGTCCATTGAGTGTGAGTGTGACTAACGTGAGAAAACCTACTTTGTTCATATCTTGGCAATTAAATGAGTCTAACTCTAAAGCATGAAAGAAGCTTTTGCAGGGAAAACTATCTCTACTGTCttatgtgtgtcacattactTTTTTTCCTTCTCATGCACATGGACAGAGCCTCCGGGTATGTTGATGTGAACCATCACATGTGAGCCGCTCATCCATCTGCATATATAAGCATGCTCCTGGATTCTGAAATAGAAGCCAAACAGAAGTCAGATCCACATTTTAACTGTGACTATTTTATGTTTATATGCACAACATCAACACAACCACAATAGAAAAATTCAAGTCAATAGGCAGTACAGGCATTCCCTCATGCAGCATTGAGAGCTGAACTTCTTCAATCCCTAATGCTACTAAACTGAGCATTTAACTGGGATCCAATGCACAGATATCATAAGCAAGGAGTCCACTGAAATTCTGAACTATTTCAACTAAAATATAGAAGACAAACAGCTAAATATCAGGCATCTAATTAGCATAGCATGAATATCAGGAGCCTTTCATTGTGGAAACAAACAACAATGACAACAATATGTAAGATTCCTTTCAGAAGGTATCGGACAAAAAAGATGAAAGAAGAGGCATGTAACAAGACGACTTAGGTGGCTTTGAGGACTGATGCTGCTGCAACAATTTTTCTCAAAACTAGTCTAATAAATTTATCATAAATCCATCAAATCTTTTAATATATCCACACCCCACTCTCATGTGAATTTCTAGATCTTGTATCCAATGCCATTTGATATTCCAAATAGATGATTTTGGTGCTGACTCAACTTTGTCAGTGTCAAAGCAGAGAAATGATGATATCTGAAAGATAATAAGTTTAAGCATATAAAGTATGTTAAAACCAAAGCTGAATTTGTTCAGATGTATTCAATAAGGCAGTGGAAAGCATCAGGTTGGTGAAATTAGGGATGGCGTGATGAATGATGAATTTTAAGCCATGTTATacagtcgtccgactaatcgcgattagtcgcgattagtcgaccTTATCGCTCCGCTGGCTTCGATAAGTGAAACGACTAGCTTTTGTCGATCAAATGTCTGATCGTCCGACTAATCGTcgcctaatcgcgattagtcgtccgACTAGCTACTTGGACGATCAGGCCAAAACCAAAAGATGTCCAGCAGACCAGCACTCCAGCCCGCCGCCCGTACTGGGCTCAATTAGGCCCATTAGCTACTTGCTGGTTGCCTGCTGCCCTGGTTTAGTTGTgttctttttaaattttgaattactTGCTCACTTGCTGTAATGCTGTTACATATTTAATTTCAGCTACTGACTTCAGTTTTTCTCTTTGTAATTACAGTTTCAGCAGCAGAACAGCAAGGATATGGAGTGTGGGACAAGATTATGGAGTTTTGGACAGTTCAAACATCAAATCTCACAAGTAAGTGTCACCAAACTGACTATCATTGTGGTGTTCCTGCTTGCTATATAGTATATAAGTACatatacatgtacatatatgtTGTGGGATATATAGGACGACTATAGCGACGACTAGGACCGACTAGGGTCGACTAATCGACCTGATCGACGACTAGTCGCGACTAGTCGCCTTATCGGTgccatggcgactaggttcgACTAGACGACTGTATAACATTGATTTTAAGAGGTGAGAAGTTTGTCAACTCCCAAAAGTTTTATGTAACGATACTCTTCAGATGGACAAGGATCACCTTGTGCAGATAAACAGATTGGAAGCCAAGTAATCTCTTTAATCAAGAGTATGTATTGCAATTAGGAAGTTAGGATCGTATCGAAGTTCCCATTTATAGTTGACTTGAGGGTCAAAATATCTCCCTCTATATAAAGTGAGGGATATGCCATGGTTCAGGTTAATTGTGGAGAAGCAAAGGGCTTAGCCCCTTCAGCCCTCAGCTCTCCAGACTCTGCTGTAACCTGTAAGCTGGGTTTCCATGGCCAGCACATTCTCCCCTCATCCCTCCTAAATTCCTAAGCAATAGCACGTTAGTTAGTTTGCTGACTATTTTTCAGAAATTGGCATAAGTGCAGCATATCTAATAGCAGTTTGAAGTATGGGAATAAACAGAATAACCAGAAGAGTACACAAAATATCCTATCCCATATAATCTGAGCTGTGAAAGCTTCGATTTTATAGATCAAATCTTTTAACAGTCTGCATGTGGTGAAACTGCTAAAGATGAAAATGAGATAAACAATAGTCCAAGAATTAAAAAATAGCAAATCCAAATAGTATTCTTACCAAGCTGGTCGGAGCTTCAACAACAACTTCAGCAGGCTGATATGGTCCAAGACTGTGAAAGCAGCCGCTTTTGCATCTCATATATTTCTGCAAACTGATTTGAACAATTGAGCACAAACGATCAGTATCCTGCATGAATGTATGAAAAGAAAACATACACACAGAGAAACACGAATATTGCTCCATTTTGTATTAGCTAATTTCCACCAAGAAAAGTTCCCTTGGGATGATGGTGTAACATGAATGAGTTTATTGACCATCAAGTGAGGATCTATTTTCACAGCAAGCTGCCAAGCTAACACAAATAATCATAAACAAGAACAAATACTTCCTATCATGAAAGACCTACTAACAATTGATAACATAACAAGGGTATACAAGATCCAGATGAGCTGCACAGCTAATTTGCCTGATAATTTATATTACAATATTACTGACACTGCTCGTGCTAGCTTAAAAAAAGTTATGTCTTCTTTACACTAGAGCCAGACGTACCCTTCAATTTAAGCATGGGTCTTATATGAAATTATCTCATGCAGGTAACAATGAAATAAATTTACACAGATTGTACACAAAATAGGCTAACAGCTAGTAGATGACCAAAAAGACAATGCACTCAGACAGTCAGTCAGGGAACAAAAAATTCACGCAAAGGAGCACCAAAAAAAACTTCCTGATGAGGTGCCTACAGGAAAAACAACTGATGTGTcaagatttaaattcaaactgGTTCGCTTGTGCCCAGGTTAAATTTATATCGCATCAGTTCTGGGCCAGTATCTTGTCTAATCCTCCAGTCTTCCCCCTATCCTTTCAGTTTCAAGTAAAAGCTTATGTTGACCCTAGTCAAAATTCATATTCAACTTAGGGTACTGCCATTTGTATCGGGGAGGTGCCTTACCCCCCAAATCTTTGTACTCTATATATACTGCCCAAGGGgttcaatgcaatacatcgatcacattatacgcatcctacttttCTACATGGTACCACAGGGTCACGATCCTGTGAACTAAGTAGGCTTCcgctaccgccgccgctgccgccgcgccgtccccgGGTAGATCGATCCACTGAGGGCAGTGCCCTCGTAGGATTCCCGGCGGATCTCTCTGATTTGCCGTGACTGTCTCCGTCAAGCACAACAAGGGGACCTACCTCACCACAGGATTCGTCGCCAGCACCGCCGTCTTCACCTCCCCCGTCGAGCGCCCCGCTGGCCACGTGCCCCCCATCTACTCCTCCAATGCCGTCGCCACCCTCGTTGCAATTTGCGCCATCGCCACCCCTGTTCTAAGCGCGACTTGGCTACACCTGCGTGACTCCGTGGCTGCAAAGGAGAACcatggggccgccgccgccgcaagatcGAGGGCGCCCGATGGTCGTGCACCGCCCTTCTTCCGCTGGTCTAGCCGCTCCACCTACGACTGTGGATAGACCCGCCCGGGTGGCAGCTCAGCTCTGGTAGCGCACCTGCCTGGCCCCGCTCCACCGCCGTAGCCGGCGGACTGCAGCGCCGTGGGAGCTCCGCCCTTCCCCGCCGGCTCTCTCTCCTCCGGTTGTAGGCCTCCGTGCGGCTGGAGCAGAGGTGCCACTCGGACCCGCACCCAGTACCGTCGAACTCGGCTTGACGGGCCTCGTCACTGACCGGCGTCGGCTCCCTGACCGCCTCGGCTCGTCCCCGACCGGCGACAGGGCAGAGGGAAGGGAGGGACATTCGCTAGGTGCACCCGAGATGTACCCAtggtcctcctgctgctgtttTTTTCTGAACAGAGATTGGTTTGCGTCATCTGCCGTTCGTCGTCGCTCCATTGTCGACACTCCCAAAGACGAGGTTGTCGTCACGCCCTCCTAGGCTACAGCGCGATGCTCGTGGTCAAGCCATAATCGCCGATGTCGCCGTCTTTTCTGGTAGTGGTGCCATCTGCTGCGGGTCCTCGTCAGCTGGCACTCGATCCGAGTCCGCGCCTACTGTCGTTTTCACGCGAGCACCACTGCCGATGTTATTGAAGGAAGATGCTCGAGCACTTTTCAGCTGCCTGTATACCATCGCCATCCACCGCTCACCATCCCTCTACTATCATCGGAAAGAAGCTGCTGATTTGTGTACGCGTGCCGTTGTTGACACTTCGGATCCGTGCTCTCCTCCACAGCTTTGACCGCATCCACCTCGACCTCGGCTACTTCAgcactaaagggctatcatctgcatgagctACTCCAGTCGAAGCATTTGCACCGGCATTCTGACTGCGGGGGATATCTCCATTCTTCTCCAGTCTGTccgttcgtgttgctaccgctatGACTGCAGGGGGacgttagagtatatttggtaggttAGGATATGTAATCCCGGacgttagagtatatttggtaggttAGGGTACGTAATCCCGGACtgtcatatgtatcggggaGGTGACTTACCCCCCAAGTCTTTGTACTCTATATATATACTTCCCAAGGGGCTCAATACAATACATCGatcacattatacgcatcctactttcctacaCCTCTGACGCAATGAAAATGGAACTTGCGGCATCACTAGTCAGCTAAACAGCAAATGTTATAGTATGGCATGTGTGTCATTTGCAGTTTGAGGATAATTGACTGTATTGTAACAAGGGaacgtatcaggtgcaaaccaatctccgtgcaaactatgaaagCTTTAATCTAGGTCATCGGATCATAATCCAATGGGCATGGGAGATTGGGTAgttttacaatctggacccgttcttggattgggtaatcacattTTTGCCAATCTcccctcccacccctctgcgcccctccccttggatgttgatccgatggctcagattgaagttttcataatttgcatggagaggttggtttgcacctgatatgttcccattGTAACAATGGCATGTCATTGAAGATAATCAAATTGGACTTACATCTCACATTTGTTCAGGACAGAGAGCCTGCTCGGAACACATGACTGTCCTCTTACTTTGCAAACCAAGCTGCAAGATTCTCCTGGCCTAAAATTCATTTAGTTTTTCATAAAGCAGTTCCTAGGTGCTCATTCACACTAAAGAAATATGTGCTTGAAGTGGAAAGGCCTTACCTTCCTACTACGACATTAATACCCAACAACTTTGATACAGAACTAGATTCAGTTGATCCTGCAGAATATATACACTCCACGATCACTTCCAATCATATAATTCAAAACAATGCATCATGGGCACTACTAATGGACTAATGCACAGAAAGGTACCAGATTGTGAGTGGAGCTGTTAGCAGACTGTCCAAATTTAGTCAAGATAATAGGGGAAGATCTCATCACTATCAAAGTTCTCAAGCATCATTTATAAAGacaataatttttttagaacaaATAAAGACAATAAGTTAATAGACAGACTTGCCCCTCCAATGATTCCAGGCCATAGATAGGTTACATATTTCAAGTATGGCTAATGCTGCTACTTTGGTGAAGAGGCCAAGAGATGGCTTGTCAAAAGCCCATTGCCAAAGCAATGTGGCCCTACCTgtatcgagataaatctctacTTATGGCTCATGTCCGAGTACCTTCAAGCTTCAATGCAGCTGAATCAAAATATTTGAAACTCAAAGCAGGTAAACTAGAATGGGCTTGCTTCCACTCCTAGTGGGGATTTGGATGTTTCAAAATATTAATATGCACATGAATATGAACCCCAAGGGGAGAGACTATTAGTGTTTGCTTAAATAATTCAGTACTACCAGTAATAAGCTGAGAACATGGTAGTTTAGATCTACCAGTAATGATCTGTGAACTTGTTGCAACTGAAGTTGAATTATAACCAAGAAATACAATTCATAGTATGTATTTCGTACCTGAAGAATTTTGCTGCACGGAAAAACAATGATGGAAGTCGCTGGCGTAGGCATTTTCCATGAACCTTGTAAAATGGAAAGAGCAACTTAGTTAGACTGATGTTGTAACTAACATTAAAAATCATGAAACTGCCACAACCCCTTGTTGTAGGCAAACCAAGCAAGGTATGCCCTAAGTAAAAGTATTGTTGTATCGGTACTCTGGGGGGCACAGTACCACACTTGCAGAGCTATGGCGGCATCTTCCCATGCAGAAATCAAAAACATTTGTGTATGTTCCTGGACAATACTAACTGTAAACTTCATTCATCATATTAAAAATTCACCAATTAATAACTTCAACCATTTTACCAGCAGTAACTGGCTTGGCTACCTTCAGCTTCAGCACATCTTCTTTCTTGGTCTGTCACGGCaagtaaaaaaattatgaaacaatTCATTTTTGTATTCCAGACCTGGTACTACTGGATAGGAATTACCTTAGAAGGATTCAAACAGCAAGAAACACAATATTCATAAGAGTTGCAGCACTGTAAATCATGTTTGCAGCCCCTGGATTATGTCATGAAGACTTATGTCAGGTTGACAGGGTTAACCAGTTCAGATGGAGTGCTGCATATAAGATGCAATGGAAGATAGGAAACCCACTGGCAGGAAAAGCGGTCCGCTGTTGTTGGGCAACAGTGAGACCATGGATTGATTGAAAGTGCAGAGCATACATAACCTACAAAGGGAAGTGTTTCATCGGTCAAAAATGGTTGAAAGATAGTGTAGCATTTACAGGAAAAATAATCTAAGCAAGACAAAGGAACAGGAGTATTGCCATTATCATCAGAGATCAGATGCCGTCCCTGAACAGTGCTTCGGCACATAATTGGTTCAACAAAGCCAATGTCCTTCCTGCACAATATTTAAAGGTCTGTCCTTATCTTTACTGATATATACACAGCAAAATAGCTCTCATCAGAATGACAAGAATGCCCCAATACGAGAACAATGCAATTCACTGATACCCATGCTGCCTTATGCAATGAAATTTTTTTCCTTGTCCCAGAAACAAGGTTAAAGCACGATATGATTACTGAACTAGCACCTAGTATCTAGCTAAATGCTTAATACCATTATAAAAAGGTGAAAGCCACTATATGGAAGTATTTCTCGTCAATCACCATCCCTTCGCCACTTTTATCTATCTGTCTGTCTTTCTCACTAGACTAATCTGCACTCCTCCCTTCCAAAATTTCATCTATCTTAAGTTCCATCATCCCCTTCTTCCAATCCTGCATGCCCCTCTACTAGTGGTTTGTAACATTGCACTCAAATCTAGCAGCCCAATGACATGATCACAGGACCCAACCAACCATGAAAACATTGACAGCGATTAGTGGCATTTACCTGTGTGTATTGGCATGGAAAGCTACTGTTTCTAATTGGTGGCCCTAACTTGAACAAATAGAACCCCGTTGAAGCATAACAATAAAAGCATCCTCACATCAACAGAATCAAGCTTGAGGTCCCAATCCGTGACTAAGTGAACCCTAAGTGGTCCAAAAACTCGCCTTATCTACGAAGAACCTTTTTCGTGCGACAGTCGAACTGACTGCGACGAGCAGGGAGAGCCGGGATTTGGGTCCTACCATAGCAAAGGCAGCAAGGGAAGTGCGGATCTCACCGGATACCGGAGACGGGGGTAGGTAAGAAGGCGAAGGCGGCGACCGCGATGGATACGGCGAGACGGAGGATccggcgggggagggggcgcgggcCAGCCATCCCGCCGGCGGGATCGGCGAGGCGGAAGGAATGAGGCCGGAGCGGCGGAAGGAGGACAGAGTCCGGAGGGttcgaatttttttattttaatctaatattttaataaaTTTTCAAAAACTAGTCTTTTTTTTAAGCGCCAGGTGGCATGGCTCTAAAAATCACACCACATGCTTCGGTGCAATCGAGCTGCCACGCTCACACACGCTTCCCAGCAGGCCTGACATGACGAGGCTAAGTCGCGTCGTTTTGGCGCAACCGAGTCGTGCCATGCGCCATGACACAACTTACACAGATATACATACTCCAATCTCCAATTCAGTCTCCCCTCCCTACCCACCCGCCTCtccttggcggcggcgaccgtCGCCTCCAGACCCCACCACGACCCACGGCTCCTGGCGGCTCCCCTCCCAcagtgatttttttattttaattctttttaatctaatattttaataataccCCGTACATATCTAAAATTTCAAGAACTAGCCCTTTTGGTCGCACTAAGCCCCGTGGCGCGA
This genomic interval from Panicum virgatum strain AP13 chromosome 8K, P.virgatum_v5, whole genome shotgun sequence contains the following:
- the LOC120644248 gene encoding tetrapyrrole-binding protein, chloroplastic-like, whose translation is MANASLQSFLLPQHHSFVNAGGSHDSSPSALLKLSNNSGSISFRLYSNTSPSVTTTSTANSSAPTPVTPAAAADSPPSPSIDLLGRQLAARDYRQADDTTRALLIELAGESAGRRGYVFFSEVQFISTEDLRTIDKLWKEHSNGKFGYSVQRRLWEKSRRDFTRFFIKVGWMKKLDTEIEQYNYRAFPDEFIWEMKDDTPEGHLPLTNALRGTQLLGNILTHPAFEEEGQENEAAAEESATAAGQSKDDNKGRDRPKFMKDFKPNYSF
- the LOC120644247 gene encoding uncharacterized protein LOC120644247 isoform X2, which encodes MAGPRPLPRRILRLAVSIAVAAFAFLPTPVSGIRKDIGFVEPIMCRSTVQGRHLISDDNGYVCSALSINPWSHCCPTTADRFSCQGCKHDLQCCNSYEYCVSCCLNPSKTKKEDVLKLKVAKPVTAGTYTNVFDFCMGRCRHSSASVVLFMENAYASDFHHCFSVQQNSSGSTESSSVSKLLGINVVVGRPGESCSLVCKVRGQSCVPSRLSVLNKCEILQKYMRCKSGCFHSLGPYQPAEVVVEAPTSLNPGACLYMQMDERLTCDGSHQHTRRLCPCA
- the LOC120644247 gene encoding uncharacterized protein LOC120644247 isoform X1; the encoded protein is MAGPRPLPRRILRLAVSIAVAAFAFLPTPVSGIRKDIGFVEPIMCRSTVQGRHLISDDNGYVCSALSINPWSHCCPTTADRFSCQGCKHDLQCCNSYEYCVSCCLNPSKTKKEDVLKLKEHTQMFLISAWEDAAIALQVWFMENAYASDFHHCFSVQQNSSGSTESSSVSKLLGINVVVGRPGESCSLVCKVRGQSCVPSRLSVLNKCEILQKYMRCKSGCFHSLGPYQPAEVVVEAPTSLNPGACLYMQMDERLTCDGSHQHTRRLCPCA